Proteins from one Juglans microcarpa x Juglans regia isolate MS1-56 chromosome 1S, Jm3101_v1.0, whole genome shotgun sequence genomic window:
- the LOC121247639 gene encoding uncharacterized protein LOC121247639 isoform X4, producing MGEHEEWAQPPSGLLPNGLLPNEAASVMRVLDSDRWLKAEERTAELIACIQPNPPSEERRNAVADYVQRLIMTCFPCQVFTFGSVPLKTYLPDGDIDLTTFSKNQNMKETWAHLVRDILENEEKNENAEFHVKEVQYIQAEVKIIKCLVENIVVDISFDQLGGLCTLCFLEEVDHLINQNHLFKRSIILIKAWCYYESRILGAHHGLISTYALETLVLYIFHVFNNSFAGPLEVLYRFLEFFSKFDWDNFCVSLWGPVPISSLPDVTAEPPRNDGGELLLSKLFLDACSSVYAVFPGGQENQGQPFLSKHFNVIDPLRVNNNLGRSVSKGNFFRIRSAFTFGAKRLARLLDCPKDDLLFEVNQFFLNTWERHGSGHRPDAPRNDLWRLGLSNSDHLNESESLRSNSSGQRTDFFSSHENESQVDGTRSSRGDSFQHANHSLESASRTSDVSTVSHTKSENGNPNNSRISNQGKFVFARTRSSPELTDTYGEISSHARCSRAPESGKSQNSSARLDNRRRKNPGSDILASHSTKTEDPSVRHFSTRQGLDTAADSNNVSNSYHEESGSGAMSEDFATVLGTQGMHQDEQDLVNMLASSTAHGFNGPVHLPLNMASGHLPLPLPSPIPSSVLASMGYAPRNLGGMVPTNIPFIETPWGTNMQYPQGFPSPLTPNFPGMGWSSNPEDLIELGKENFRSVEMNHRESDHDNWHEQDSGSAGGFDLDHESFEMLQSDDKQQSTSASFKVVPSSRIASSKISTRVQQKVTKENRGSLRVDHRDNVDYHDNRGNDVYYDDQIASPRSLSTAPPSSLRSRTSSESSWEGSSAKVSKSAKEKRGRKTVTSAVPSHVKGKTVSDLSSTQADDDSRDWSPLPTMGTEIVERSRGPVASLNVPSHQIPQMLLGHGARQRVPDTSGVVPLTFYPTGPPVPFVTMLPVYNFPTESGTSDGVTKHLSREEQLDNGDSGQNFDSSEGLDQPDILNGDFASHWQNLQFGRFCQNSRYPAPMIYSSPAVMPPVLLQGRFPLDGTGRPLSANMNVFTQFMNYGHRVVPVAPQSVSNRPAVYQCYVDEIPKQRSGTGTYLPNPKVSNPDRHSTSSRRGNYSYDRSDHHGDRERNWNIDSRSRAAGRSHGRSQAEKPNSRSDRLVASESRADRSWGPHSHDSFPSYHSQNGSVCSNSMRTGPANVAYGMHPIPSMNSSGVLSNGPTIPPLVMLYPYDHSTGYGSHAGQLEFGSLGPVGFSAVNEVSQLNEGSQCSGGFEIHGVSAQRSSPDEPSSPHIQSCGAASFWLTQ from the exons ATGGGCGAACATGAGGAATGGGCACAGCCACCGAGTGGGCTATTGCCGAACGGCCTGTTGCCCAATGAAGCAGCCTCTGTAATGCGAGTGCTCGACTCGGACCGATGGTTGAAGGCTGAGGAAAGGACTGCAGAGCTTATTGCCTGCATACAGCCCAACCCTCCGTCTGAGGAGCGCCGAAATGCGGTGGCAGATTATGTGCAGCGGCTCATTATGACGTGCTTCCCCTGCCAG GTGTTTACCTTTGGGTCCGTTCCGCTCAAGACTTATTTGCCTGATGGTGACATTGATTTAACAACCTTCAGTAAgaatcaaaatatgaaagaaacaTGGGCTCATCTAGTTCGTGATATTCTGGAGAATGAGGAAAAGAACGAGAATGCTGAATTCCATGTAAAAGAGGTTCAGTACATTCAGGCAGAA GTGAAGATAATCAAGTGTCTTGTGGAAAATATTGTGGTGGACATATCATTCGACCAGCTTGGAGGATTGTGCACTCTTTGTTTCCTCGAGGAG GTTGATCATTTGATAAATCAGAATCATTTGTTTAAGCGTAGCATTATATTGATAAAGGCCTGGTGCTATTATGAGAGCCGGATTCTGGGTGCTCACCATGGGCTTATCTCAACTTATGCCTTGGAAACCTTGGTTCTTTACATATTTCATGTCTTTAATAATTCCTTCGCCGGACCTCTTGAG GTCCTCTATCGTTTTCTGGAGTTCTTTAGTAAATTTGATTGGGACAATTTTTGTGTAAGCCTATGGGGTCCTGTGCCCATTAGTTCACTTCCAGATGTAACAG CGGAACCTCCTCGAAATGATGGTGGAGAGTTACTACTCAGCAAGTTGTTTCTAGATGCTTGTAGCTCAGTGTATGCTGTTTTCCCTGGTGGTCAAGAAAATCAGGGGCAAccctttctttccaaacattttAATGTAATTGATCCTTTGCGGGTAAACAACAATCTTGGCCGTAGTGTCAGTAAAG GTAACTTTTTTAGGATACGCAGTGCTTTCACATTTGGCGCTAAAAGGCTGGCAAGGTTACTTGATTGCCCAAAAGACGACCTATTGTTTGAAGTAAATCAGTTCTTTTTGAACACTTGGGAGAGACATGGCAGTGGCCATCGTCCTGATGCCCCGAGGAATGACTTGTGGCGCTTGGGATTGTCCAATTCAGACCACTTAAATGAGTCTGAGAGTCTCAGGAGTAATTCAAGTGGCCAAAGAACGGATTTTTTCTCTAGTCATGAAAATGAAAGTCAAGTTGATGGAACACGAAGTTCGCGTGGTGATTCCTTCCAGCATGCGAATCATTCCCTAGAAAGTGCATCTAGAACCAGTGATGTTTCTACAGTCTCCCATACTAAAAGTGAAAATGGAAACCCAAACAACTCGAGGATATCCAATCAG GGGAAGTTTGTCTTTGCAAGGACACGTTCCAGCCCTGAGCTTACTGACACGTATGGTGAAATTTCTTCTCATGCAAGGTGTAGTAGAGCCCCAGAAAGTGGAAAAAGCCAGAACTCTTCTGCTAGGTTAGATAATAGGAGGAGGAAGAACCCAGGATCTGATATTTTGGCAAGCCATAGCACTAAAACTGAGGATCCATCCGTTAGGCACTTCTCAACCCGTCAAGGTCTAGATACTGCTGCTGATTCAAACAATGTTTCCAATAGTTACCATGAAGAGTCAGGTTCAGGAGCTATGAGTGAAGACTTTGCTACTGTCCTGGGGACACAGGGAATGCATCAGGACGAGCAAGATCTTGTGAACATGTTGGCATCTTCTACAGCACATGGTTTTAATGGACCGGTTCATCTTCCACTGAATATGGCTTCAGGTCACTTACCACTTCCTCTACCATCTCCTATCCCCTCTTCAGTTCTAGCTTCAATGGGATATGCTCCAAGAAATTTGGGTGGAATGGTTCCCACAAATATCCCATTTATTGAGACACCTTGGGGAACAAACATGCAATATCCTCAAGGTTTTCCTTCGCCATTAACTCCAAATTTCCCTGGCATGGGATGGAGCTCAAATCCTGAAGATTTGATTGAACTTGGTAAGGAGAACTTTCGATCAGTTGAAATGAACCACAGGGAATCTGATCATGATAACTGGCATGAGCAGGACAGTGGCTCTGCTGGTGGGTTTGATCTTGATCATGAAAGTTTTGAAATGCTTCAGTCGGATGACAAGCAACAGTCAACTTCAGCTAGTTTTAAAGTTGTTCCTTCCTCGCGAATTGCTAGTTCTAAAATCTCTACAAGAGTTCAACAGAAGGTTACAAAAGAAAACCGAGGGTCATTAAGGGTAGATCATAGAGACAATGTTGATTATCATGATAACAGAGGAAATGATGTTTACTATGATGATCAAATTGCAAGTCCAAGATCATTGTCCACTGCACCCCCTAGTTCGCTGAGGAGTAGAACTTCTTCAGAGAGTTCTTGGGAAGGATCCTCGGCAAAGGTCTCAAAGTCAGCCAAGGAAAAACGGGGTAGGAAAACTGTTACATCTGCTGTGCCATCTCATGTAAAAGGTAAGACTGTGTCTGATCTATCCTCCACTCAAGCCGACGATGACAGCAGAGACTGGAGTCCACTCCCAACCATGGGCACTGAAATAGTAGAAAGAAGCAGGGGACCTGTTGCTTCTCTAAATGTTCCAAGCCATCAAATTCCTCAAATGCTTTTAGGTCATGGTGCACGACAAAGGGTTCCTGATACTTCTGGAGTTGTTCCCTTGACCTTTTATCCTACAGGGCCACCTGTTCCTTTTGTTACAATGCTTCCGGTGTACAATTTCCCAACAGAGTCAGGAACTTCTGATGGAGTGACGAAACATTTAAGTAGGGAAGAGCAGCTGGATAATGGTGATTCTGGTCAGAATTTTGATTCATCCGAGGGACTTGATCAGCCTGACATTCTTAACGGTGACTTTGCTAGCCATTGGCAAAATTTGCAGTTTGGGCGGTTTTGTCAAAACTCACGGTATCCTGCTCCTATGATTTATTCTTCACCTGCTGTGATGCCTCCTGTCTTATTACAGGGTCGATTTCCATTGGATGGTACAGGGAGACCTCTGTCAGCAAATATGAATGTCTTCACTCAGTTTATGAATTATGGGCATCGGGTTGTTCCTGTTGCTCCTCAGTCTGTTTCAAATAGACCTGCTGTTTATCAATGTTACGTGGATGAAATACCAAAGCAGCGTAGTGGGACCGGAACGTACCTGCCAAATCCT AAGGTTTCTAATCCGGACAGACATTCTACAAGTTCCAGACGTGGGAATTACAGCTATGATAGAAGTGATCACCATGGTGATAGAGAGAGGAATTGGAACATTGATTCAAGGTCACGAGCTGCTGGGCGCAGCCATGGCCGCAGCCAAGCTGAAAAGCCGAACTCAAGATCAGACCGGTTAGTGGCAAGTGAGAGTCGAGCTGACAGGTCTTGGGGACCACATAGTCATGACTCATTCCCTTCATACCATTCTCAGAATGGTTCAGTTTGCTCAAACTCTATGCGGACTGGTCCTGCCAATGTGGCATATGGAATGCATCCAATACCATCCATGAATTCCAGTGGGGTTTTGTCAAATGGACCTACCATTCCACCTCTCGTTATGCTGTATCCTTATGATCATAGTACTGGCTATGGATCACATGCTGGACAGCTTGAGTTTGGATCACTTGGACCTGTGGGTTTCTCAGCTGTGAATGAAGTATCACAACTGAATGAGGGAAGCCAATGTAGTGGGGGATTTGAAATTCATGGTGTTTCTGCTCAACGGTCCTCACCAGATGAGCCTTCTTCACCCCATATCCAGAG TTGTGGAGCTGCCAGCTTCTGGTTGACCCAATAG
- the LOC121247639 gene encoding uncharacterized protein LOC121247639 isoform X5, translating into MGEHEEWAQPPSGLLPNGLLPNEAASVMRVLDSDRWLKAEERTAELIACIQPNPPSEERRNAVADYVQRLIMTCFPCQVFTFGSVPLKTYLPDGDIDLTTFSKNQNMKETWAHLVRDILENEEKNENAEFHVKEVQYIQAEVKIIKCLVENIVVDISFDQLGGLCTLCFLEEVDHLINQNHLFKRSIILIKAWCYYESRILGAHHGLISTYALETLVLYIFHVFNNSFAGPLEVLYRFLEFFSKFDWDNFCVSLWGPVPISSLPDVTAEPPRNDGGELLLSKLFLDACSSVYAVFPGGQENQGQPFLSKHFNVIDPLRVNNNLGRSVSKGNFFRIRSAFTFGAKRLARLLDCPKDDLLFEVNQFFLNTWERHGSGHRPDAPRNDLWRLGLSNSDHLNESESLRSNSSGQRTDFFSSHENESQVDGTRSSRGDSFQHANHSLESASRTSDVSTVSHTKSENGNPNNSRISNQVRLEINSNQGTRVDMVQKSSKADKLENDIQGKFVFARTRSSPELTDTYGEISSHARCSRAPESGKSQNSSARLDNRRRKNPGSDILASHSTKTEDPSVRHFSTRQGLDTAADSNNVSNSYHEESGSGAMSEDFATVLGTQGMHQDEQDLVNMLASSTAHGFNGPVHLPLNMASGHLPLPLPSPIPSSVLASMGYAPRNLGGMVPTNIPFIETPWGTNMQYPQGFPSPLTPNFPGMGWSSNPEDLIELGKENFRSVEMNHRESDHDNWHEQDSGSAGGFDLDHESFEMLQSDDKQQSTSASFKVVPSSRIASSKISTRVQQKVTKENRGSLRVDHRDNVDYHDNRGNDVYYDDQIASPRSLSTAPPSSLRSRTSSESSWEGSSAKVSKSAKEKRGRKTVTSAVPSHVKGKTVSDLSSTQADDDSRDWSPLPTMGTEIVERSRGPVASLNVPSHQIPQMLLGHGARQRVPDTSGVVPLTFYPTGPPVPFVTMLPVYNFPTESGTSDGVTKHLSREEQLDNGDSGQNFDSSEGLDQPDILNGDFASHWQNLQFGRFCQNSRYPAPMIYSSPAVMPPVLLQGRFPLDGTGRPLSANMNVFTQFMNYGHRVVPVAPQSVSNRPAVYQCYVDEIPKQRSGTGTYLPNPTFYKFQTWELQL; encoded by the exons ATGGGCGAACATGAGGAATGGGCACAGCCACCGAGTGGGCTATTGCCGAACGGCCTGTTGCCCAATGAAGCAGCCTCTGTAATGCGAGTGCTCGACTCGGACCGATGGTTGAAGGCTGAGGAAAGGACTGCAGAGCTTATTGCCTGCATACAGCCCAACCCTCCGTCTGAGGAGCGCCGAAATGCGGTGGCAGATTATGTGCAGCGGCTCATTATGACGTGCTTCCCCTGCCAG GTGTTTACCTTTGGGTCCGTTCCGCTCAAGACTTATTTGCCTGATGGTGACATTGATTTAACAACCTTCAGTAAgaatcaaaatatgaaagaaacaTGGGCTCATCTAGTTCGTGATATTCTGGAGAATGAGGAAAAGAACGAGAATGCTGAATTCCATGTAAAAGAGGTTCAGTACATTCAGGCAGAA GTGAAGATAATCAAGTGTCTTGTGGAAAATATTGTGGTGGACATATCATTCGACCAGCTTGGAGGATTGTGCACTCTTTGTTTCCTCGAGGAG GTTGATCATTTGATAAATCAGAATCATTTGTTTAAGCGTAGCATTATATTGATAAAGGCCTGGTGCTATTATGAGAGCCGGATTCTGGGTGCTCACCATGGGCTTATCTCAACTTATGCCTTGGAAACCTTGGTTCTTTACATATTTCATGTCTTTAATAATTCCTTCGCCGGACCTCTTGAG GTCCTCTATCGTTTTCTGGAGTTCTTTAGTAAATTTGATTGGGACAATTTTTGTGTAAGCCTATGGGGTCCTGTGCCCATTAGTTCACTTCCAGATGTAACAG CGGAACCTCCTCGAAATGATGGTGGAGAGTTACTACTCAGCAAGTTGTTTCTAGATGCTTGTAGCTCAGTGTATGCTGTTTTCCCTGGTGGTCAAGAAAATCAGGGGCAAccctttctttccaaacattttAATGTAATTGATCCTTTGCGGGTAAACAACAATCTTGGCCGTAGTGTCAGTAAAG GTAACTTTTTTAGGATACGCAGTGCTTTCACATTTGGCGCTAAAAGGCTGGCAAGGTTACTTGATTGCCCAAAAGACGACCTATTGTTTGAAGTAAATCAGTTCTTTTTGAACACTTGGGAGAGACATGGCAGTGGCCATCGTCCTGATGCCCCGAGGAATGACTTGTGGCGCTTGGGATTGTCCAATTCAGACCACTTAAATGAGTCTGAGAGTCTCAGGAGTAATTCAAGTGGCCAAAGAACGGATTTTTTCTCTAGTCATGAAAATGAAAGTCAAGTTGATGGAACACGAAGTTCGCGTGGTGATTCCTTCCAGCATGCGAATCATTCCCTAGAAAGTGCATCTAGAACCAGTGATGTTTCTACAGTCTCCCATACTAAAAGTGAAAATGGAAACCCAAACAACTCGAGGATATCCAATCAGGTTAGACTAGAAATTAATTCTAATCAAGGTACACGTGTGGATATGGTTCAGAAAAGTTCTAAAGCTGATAAATTGGAGAATGACATCCAGGGGAAGTTTGTCTTTGCAAGGACACGTTCCAGCCCTGAGCTTACTGACACGTATGGTGAAATTTCTTCTCATGCAAGGTGTAGTAGAGCCCCAGAAAGTGGAAAAAGCCAGAACTCTTCTGCTAGGTTAGATAATAGGAGGAGGAAGAACCCAGGATCTGATATTTTGGCAAGCCATAGCACTAAAACTGAGGATCCATCCGTTAGGCACTTCTCAACCCGTCAAGGTCTAGATACTGCTGCTGATTCAAACAATGTTTCCAATAGTTACCATGAAGAGTCAGGTTCAGGAGCTATGAGTGAAGACTTTGCTACTGTCCTGGGGACACAGGGAATGCATCAGGACGAGCAAGATCTTGTGAACATGTTGGCATCTTCTACAGCACATGGTTTTAATGGACCGGTTCATCTTCCACTGAATATGGCTTCAGGTCACTTACCACTTCCTCTACCATCTCCTATCCCCTCTTCAGTTCTAGCTTCAATGGGATATGCTCCAAGAAATTTGGGTGGAATGGTTCCCACAAATATCCCATTTATTGAGACACCTTGGGGAACAAACATGCAATATCCTCAAGGTTTTCCTTCGCCATTAACTCCAAATTTCCCTGGCATGGGATGGAGCTCAAATCCTGAAGATTTGATTGAACTTGGTAAGGAGAACTTTCGATCAGTTGAAATGAACCACAGGGAATCTGATCATGATAACTGGCATGAGCAGGACAGTGGCTCTGCTGGTGGGTTTGATCTTGATCATGAAAGTTTTGAAATGCTTCAGTCGGATGACAAGCAACAGTCAACTTCAGCTAGTTTTAAAGTTGTTCCTTCCTCGCGAATTGCTAGTTCTAAAATCTCTACAAGAGTTCAACAGAAGGTTACAAAAGAAAACCGAGGGTCATTAAGGGTAGATCATAGAGACAATGTTGATTATCATGATAACAGAGGAAATGATGTTTACTATGATGATCAAATTGCAAGTCCAAGATCATTGTCCACTGCACCCCCTAGTTCGCTGAGGAGTAGAACTTCTTCAGAGAGTTCTTGGGAAGGATCCTCGGCAAAGGTCTCAAAGTCAGCCAAGGAAAAACGGGGTAGGAAAACTGTTACATCTGCTGTGCCATCTCATGTAAAAGGTAAGACTGTGTCTGATCTATCCTCCACTCAAGCCGACGATGACAGCAGAGACTGGAGTCCACTCCCAACCATGGGCACTGAAATAGTAGAAAGAAGCAGGGGACCTGTTGCTTCTCTAAATGTTCCAAGCCATCAAATTCCTCAAATGCTTTTAGGTCATGGTGCACGACAAAGGGTTCCTGATACTTCTGGAGTTGTTCCCTTGACCTTTTATCCTACAGGGCCACCTGTTCCTTTTGTTACAATGCTTCCGGTGTACAATTTCCCAACAGAGTCAGGAACTTCTGATGGAGTGACGAAACATTTAAGTAGGGAAGAGCAGCTGGATAATGGTGATTCTGGTCAGAATTTTGATTCATCCGAGGGACTTGATCAGCCTGACATTCTTAACGGTGACTTTGCTAGCCATTGGCAAAATTTGCAGTTTGGGCGGTTTTGTCAAAACTCACGGTATCCTGCTCCTATGATTTATTCTTCACCTGCTGTGATGCCTCCTGTCTTATTACAGGGTCGATTTCCATTGGATGGTACAGGGAGACCTCTGTCAGCAAATATGAATGTCTTCACTCAGTTTATGAATTATGGGCATCGGGTTGTTCCTGTTGCTCCTCAGTCTGTTTCAAATAGACCTGCTGTTTATCAATGTTACGTGGATGAAATACCAAAGCAGCGTAGTGGGACCGGAACGTACCTGCCAAATCCT ACATTCTACAAGTTCCAGACGTGGGAATTACAGCTATGA